A genomic stretch from Pseudomonas mendocina includes:
- a CDS encoding efflux RND transporter permease subunit, translating into MISRFFIDRPVFAAVISIIIVLAGLMAMRSLPVAQYPQILPPEVSVTATYSGASAQVIAETVAAPLEQSINGVEGMIYQQSNSGGDVMSLSVYFKVGVDPDQATIDVNNRVQAALAKLPEEVRRQGVKVEKKSSDILQVVTLFSPDDSLDPVYISNYALINVIDELKRLPGVGDVAQFGSKDYSMRIWLRPDKLAQYNLTPTDVVNAIREQNSQFAAGSFGQQPLKQDQAFTYTVTTQGRFTKPEEFEQVILRSDDTGASLLLKDVARIELGAQDYSLKTSLNGQQNAAFGVYLQPGANALDTAEAVNKALERLAQNFPQGMSYKVPYDTTKFVEVSIEEVIHTFFEALVLVVLVVFVFLQNWRATLIPVLAIPVSLVGTFAGMYALDFSINLLTLFGMVLAIGIVVDDAIVVIENVERVMATDKIGPREATIKAMEEVTGPIIAIVLVLCAVFVPVGFLGGLAGEMYKQFAITIAVSVVISGIVALTLSPALCALLLKPGQHEPAAPFRAFNRVFERITHGYAAGVRFFLKRAFIGLLLFGGMIALMLLLFSRVPSSLVPSEDQGYVLNAYYLPPAASLSRTSELTGEVTKQLMDHPAVENVVTFAGFDILTFGTRSNAGVSFVPLKDWSERTTPELDARNLTQTFMAMGAAQKDGVVLSFNPPPITGMSTTGGFEGFIQDRTGGSVEQLAGKIKAFVAAAAKRPELAGVQSTFSADVPQYYIHLDRTKARALGVPVNEVFTAMQSTFGSYYVNDFTLYGRTFQVSLQAESDFRRKPEDLSQVYVRAASGELVSLSTLVRVERILGPDTFARFNVYPAAKILGGPAPGYSSGQALNAIQEVADEVLGSDYTIGWTGSAYQELETQGSGSSAFVFGLIMVFLILAAQYERWTLPLAVVTAVPFAVFGAILAVWLRGIENDLYFQVGLVTLIGLAAKNAILIVEFAVLNREQGMGIFESALEAARLRFRPIIMTSLAFILGVVPLAISSGAGSASRHSIGTGVIGGMLAATLLAIFLIPMFYLLVESMAAKLSRGTAKAVDEQHL; encoded by the coding sequence GTGATCTCACGCTTCTTCATCGACCGCCCGGTTTTCGCTGCCGTTATCTCCATCATCATCGTGCTGGCCGGTTTGATGGCCATGCGTTCGCTGCCGGTGGCGCAGTATCCGCAGATTCTCCCGCCTGAGGTCTCGGTTACCGCGACCTATTCTGGCGCCAGCGCCCAAGTGATTGCTGAAACCGTTGCGGCACCGCTGGAACAGTCCATCAACGGCGTGGAGGGCATGATTTACCAGCAGTCCAACTCCGGCGGTGATGTGATGAGCCTGTCGGTGTACTTCAAAGTCGGTGTTGATCCCGACCAGGCCACCATCGACGTCAACAACCGGGTTCAGGCCGCTTTGGCCAAACTCCCTGAAGAGGTGCGGCGCCAGGGGGTGAAAGTAGAGAAAAAGTCGTCGGACATTCTTCAGGTCGTCACCCTGTTCTCGCCTGATGATTCGCTGGACCCGGTCTATATCAGTAATTACGCACTGATCAATGTGATCGACGAACTCAAGCGCCTGCCCGGTGTGGGGGATGTTGCCCAGTTTGGTTCTAAAGATTATTCCATGCGCATCTGGTTGCGACCGGACAAGCTGGCTCAGTACAACCTGACGCCGACCGATGTGGTCAACGCCATTCGTGAGCAGAACTCTCAGTTTGCGGCAGGTTCGTTTGGTCAGCAGCCGCTGAAACAGGATCAGGCCTTTACTTACACGGTGACGACACAAGGCCGCTTTACCAAGCCAGAAGAATTCGAGCAGGTGATTCTGCGCAGCGACGATACCGGAGCCAGTCTGCTGCTCAAGGATGTGGCTCGGATTGAGTTAGGCGCCCAAGACTACTCCCTCAAAACTTCGCTAAACGGCCAGCAGAACGCGGCGTTTGGGGTGTACTTGCAGCCGGGTGCGAATGCGCTGGATACGGCTGAAGCCGTCAATAAGGCCCTTGAGCGTCTGGCTCAGAACTTTCCGCAGGGCATGAGCTACAAGGTGCCCTACGACACCACCAAATTTGTGGAAGTGTCGATTGAGGAGGTGATCCACACCTTCTTTGAAGCGCTGGTGCTGGTGGTACTGGTGGTCTTCGTGTTCTTGCAGAACTGGCGGGCAACGCTGATCCCTGTGTTGGCGATTCCAGTGTCGTTGGTCGGCACGTTCGCCGGTATGTACGCACTGGACTTTTCCATCAACTTGCTGACCTTGTTCGGCATGGTGTTAGCCATCGGTATCGTGGTGGATGACGCCATTGTGGTGATCGAAAACGTCGAGCGGGTGATGGCCACAGATAAGATTGGCCCCCGCGAGGCGACCATCAAGGCCATGGAGGAGGTGACCGGGCCGATCATCGCCATTGTGCTGGTGCTGTGCGCGGTGTTTGTCCCGGTGGGATTTCTCGGTGGATTGGCCGGGGAGATGTATAAACAGTTTGCGATCACCATTGCGGTGTCGGTGGTGATCTCCGGGATCGTAGCGCTGACATTGAGCCCGGCGCTGTGCGCCTTGCTGCTTAAACCAGGGCAGCATGAACCTGCGGCGCCGTTTCGGGCGTTTAACCGGGTGTTTGAGCGGATCACCCATGGTTATGCCGCGGGTGTGCGTTTCTTCCTCAAACGGGCCTTTATCGGCCTGCTGCTTTTTGGCGGGATGATCGCGCTGATGCTGCTGCTGTTCAGTCGGGTGCCCAGCTCTTTGGTGCCCAGTGAGGATCAGGGGTACGTGTTGAATGCCTATTACCTGCCACCTGCTGCATCCCTGAGCCGAACTTCTGAACTGACTGGCGAAGTCACTAAGCAGCTCATGGATCATCCTGCGGTGGAAAACGTAGTGACCTTTGCCGGGTTTGACATCCTTACATTCGGTACACGCAGCAACGCTGGGGTGTCTTTCGTCCCCCTTAAGGATTGGAGTGAACGGACAACGCCAGAGTTGGACGCGCGCAACCTTACTCAGACCTTTATGGCGATGGGCGCCGCACAGAAGGATGGTGTGGTGCTGAGTTTCAATCCGCCACCCATTACCGGTATGAGCACCACCGGAGGATTTGAAGGCTTTATTCAGGACCGTACTGGCGGCTCGGTGGAGCAGTTGGCCGGTAAGATCAAGGCATTCGTTGCTGCTGCGGCCAAGCGCCCTGAACTGGCCGGTGTGCAGAGCACATTCAGTGCGGATGTGCCGCAGTACTACATTCATCTCGATCGCACCAAGGCAAGAGCCCTAGGTGTGCCGGTGAATGAGGTGTTTACGGCCATGCAGTCCACGTTCGGTAGCTACTACGTGAATGACTTCACTTTATATGGACGCACCTTCCAGGTCAGCCTGCAGGCTGAGTCGGACTTCCGTCGCAAGCCGGAAGACTTGTCCCAGGTATATGTGCGGGCGGCCAGCGGTGAGTTGGTGTCACTGTCCACGCTGGTTAGGGTTGAGCGCATTCTTGGGCCGGATACGTTTGCCCGTTTCAACGTTTATCCGGCTGCGAAGATTCTCGGCGGCCCTGCGCCGGGCTATAGCTCGGGGCAAGCGCTCAATGCCATACAGGAGGTAGCCGATGAGGTGCTGGGCAGCGACTACACCATCGGTTGGACTGGCTCGGCCTATCAGGAGTTGGAAACCCAGGGTTCAGGTAGCAGCGCGTTTGTATTCGGTCTGATCATGGTGTTTCTGATTCTGGCGGCCCAGTATGAGCGCTGGACATTGCCGCTGGCGGTAGTCACCGCCGTACCGTTTGCAGTCTTCGGTGCAATTCTGGCGGTGTGGTTGCGCGGGATTGAAAACGACCTGTATTTTCAGGTCGGGTTAGTGACACTGATCGGTCTGGCCGCGAAGAATGCGATTTTGATCGTTGAATTTGCGGTGCTTAACCGTGAACAGGGCATGGGCATTTTTGAATCCGCGTTGGAGGCTGCTCGTTTGCGCTTCCGCCCGATAATCATGACCTCGCTGGCTTTTATTCTGGGTGTTGTGCCCCTGGCCATCAGCTCTGGCGCCGGTTCTGCGAGCCGTCACTCCATTGGCACCGGGGTGATTGGAGGGATGCTGGCGGCAACATTGCTGGCAATTTTCCTGATTCCAATGTTCTACTTACTGGTCGAATCGATGGCTGCAAAGCTAAGCAGAGGCACCGCTAAAGCCGTCGACGAGCAGCACCTATAA
- a CDS encoding TetR family transcriptional regulator produces MRRTKEDAEKTRITILEAAEALFLEKGVAHTSLEHIARHAGVTRGAVYWHFANKADLFNAMLNQVCLPPEQLVERVRGCPERDPLHTLRLLCIDAVAGLARDHKKQRIFTILLRRCEFTEELRPAEEQHEAFINLFIELCEQQFSTPAVLPRLYPDVTPRLAARAVHAVIVGMFEDWLRDPGIFDLEHDTATIIDACFRGLVRDWMCCTAYDQTKPAP; encoded by the coding sequence ATGCGCAGAACCAAAGAAGACGCCGAAAAAACCCGCATCACTATTCTGGAAGCAGCCGAAGCGCTATTTCTGGAAAAAGGTGTTGCGCATACCAGCCTGGAGCATATTGCCCGGCATGCTGGCGTAACACGGGGCGCGGTTTACTGGCACTTTGCGAATAAGGCAGACCTGTTCAACGCAATGCTCAATCAGGTGTGCCTGCCCCCTGAGCAATTGGTTGAGCGGGTACGCGGCTGCCCAGAGCGTGACCCACTGCACACATTGCGCTTACTGTGTATTGATGCCGTAGCCGGCCTGGCTCGCGACCACAAGAAACAGCGCATCTTCACCATTCTGCTGCGTCGCTGTGAGTTCACTGAAGAACTGCGCCCAGCCGAAGAGCAGCACGAAGCCTTCATCAATTTGTTCATCGAGTTGTGTGAACAACAGTTCAGCACCCCGGCCGTACTGCCACGCCTCTACCCGGACGTCACCCCGCGTCTGGCAGCGCGTGCGGTACACGCAGTCATCGTCGGTATGTTTGAGGACTGGCTGCGTGACCCGGGGATTTTCGACTTGGAGCACGACACGGCAACCATCATCGACGCCTGTTTCAGGGGCCTGGTGCGCGACTGGATGTGTTGCACAGCTTATGATCAGACCAAACCAGCACCATAG
- the cueR gene encoding Cu(I)-responsive transcriptional regulator: MNIGQAAKRSGLSAKMIRYYESIDLLPAAQRTDSGYRVYTVQDLHRLAFIKRSRDLGFSLADVAQLLALWEDRQRASADVKALAQGHIDELERKISELSSLRDTLKDLIQHCQGNDRPDCPILKDLESGGCCH, encoded by the coding sequence ATGAATATCGGTCAGGCGGCAAAACGCTCCGGCCTTAGTGCCAAGATGATTCGCTATTACGAAAGCATCGACCTGCTGCCCGCGGCCCAGCGTACTGACAGCGGCTACCGCGTCTACACGGTGCAAGACTTGCACCGTCTGGCCTTTATCAAACGTTCGCGGGACCTGGGCTTTTCGTTGGCGGATGTCGCCCAGTTGCTGGCCTTATGGGAAGACCGCCAGCGCGCCAGTGCCGATGTAAAGGCACTGGCGCAAGGGCATATTGATGAGTTGGAGCGCAAGATCAGCGAGCTGAGCAGCCTGCGCGACACGCTCAAGGATCTGATTCAACACTGCCAGGGCAACGACCGCCCTGATTGCCCAATTCTTAAAGATTTGGAATCAGGGGGCTGCTGTCATTAA
- a CDS encoding efflux RND transporter periplasmic adaptor subunit: MRFFCPGAAVAGALLLIAQPIPSYAADAPPPPEVVVEMVRSSLLPLEYEYSARTAGYREVQLRAQVSGILQERTYLEGSRVSKGQVMFRIDPRTYEAALSRAKGALAQEQARYRQAERNLGRIRELQKKGFASESELDNAISNFEQSKANIQAAEAEVKARQIDLEYTTVKAPISGITSKETVSEGSLMVAGDPNASLLSNITQLDPIYVNFAVPDTDMESVRNGLHNGTLIMPEDGKLMVKVMYGDGTVYPQEGTVNFTDSLVDRSTGAVSIRAVVPNPEQSLLPGQFVRVQVHGLTQPNAITVPEQAVSQGPAGTFVYVVDESNTARMRIVSTGPTVKGRWVILSGVAQGDRVIVEGVLKVRPDVPVKVVDTPARQS; the protein is encoded by the coding sequence ATGCGCTTTTTTTGCCCAGGAGCGGCTGTTGCCGGTGCGCTGTTACTGATTGCACAGCCAATCCCATCCTATGCGGCCGATGCACCGCCACCGCCGGAAGTCGTCGTAGAAATGGTACGCAGTTCACTTTTGCCATTGGAATACGAATATTCCGCACGTACCGCTGGATACCGTGAAGTCCAGCTTCGGGCTCAAGTCAGCGGCATTTTGCAAGAGCGTACTTACCTTGAGGGCAGCCGGGTCAGCAAAGGGCAGGTCATGTTCCGGATTGATCCCCGCACCTATGAGGCTGCGCTAAGCCGGGCCAAAGGGGCGTTGGCGCAAGAGCAGGCGCGTTATCGCCAAGCCGAGCGGAATCTGGGACGAATTCGTGAGTTGCAGAAAAAAGGCTTTGCCAGCGAAAGCGAGCTGGATAACGCCATTTCCAATTTTGAGCAGAGCAAGGCCAATATTCAGGCTGCTGAGGCCGAAGTTAAAGCGCGTCAGATTGACCTCGAATACACCACTGTTAAAGCCCCGATTTCTGGGATTACCAGTAAGGAAACGGTATCTGAAGGTAGTCTGATGGTAGCGGGTGACCCTAACGCCAGCTTGCTGAGTAATATCACTCAGCTTGACCCGATTTACGTCAACTTTGCCGTACCGGATACGGACATGGAAAGCGTCCGTAACGGCTTGCACAACGGCACTTTGATCATGCCCGAGGACGGCAAGCTGATGGTCAAGGTGATGTATGGTGATGGCACGGTCTATCCCCAAGAAGGCACGGTGAACTTTACTGACAGCCTGGTCGATCGCAGTACGGGGGCCGTGAGTATTCGGGCGGTAGTGCCAAACCCTGAACAGTCACTGCTGCCAGGGCAGTTTGTGCGGGTCCAAGTCCATGGTCTGACTCAGCCCAATGCCATAACGGTTCCGGAACAAGCCGTTTCCCAAGGTCCGGCGGGAACGTTTGTGTATGTTGTGGATGAAAGCAACACGGCCCGCATGCGGATCGTCAGCACCGGGCCAACGGTCAAGGGGCGTTGGGTGATTCTCTCGGGAGTGGCGCAGGGAGATCGCGTGATTGTCGAGGGCGTTCTCAAAGTTCGCCCGGATGTGCCCGTGAAGGTGGTTGATACACCTGCCCGCCAGTCTTAA
- a CDS encoding Bcr/CflA family multidrug efflux MFS transporter: protein MTLRLLLILGALSAFGPLAVDFYLPSFPALAEQFSTDVEHVQLSLASYFVGLAIGQLLYGPMADRFGRRKPLLLGVTLFCLASVMCAFAPSLEWLIAARFVQALGGCAGMVVSRAVVRDLCDPINSAKVFSQMMLVMGLAPILAPLFGGLLLSAFGWSSIFYCLAIFSGLCLLAIALWLPETLDKDAPPAPLSGALREYRRLFDDLPFMGYTLSGGFAMAGMFAYVAGSPFIFIELYGVDPKHYGLLFGSNALGFVLVAQVNAWLVSRHGPAHWLNIAVWIYLLCGLALLLVALAKPVALWPLLIPLFGCIACLGILMPNASACAMAGQGSHAGSASALMGSLQFVISASTASLVGVLHDGTAWPVAVLIFSCGVLAVFFSLFTRWAEQRQLKPAA from the coding sequence ATGACATTACGCCTTCTCTTGATTCTGGGCGCGCTAAGCGCCTTCGGCCCTTTAGCCGTGGATTTCTACCTGCCAAGTTTTCCTGCCCTAGCTGAGCAGTTTTCGACGGATGTTGAACATGTTCAGCTGTCGCTGGCGTCTTACTTTGTTGGTCTAGCGATTGGCCAGCTGCTGTATGGGCCAATGGCTGATCGTTTCGGCAGGCGCAAACCGCTGTTGCTTGGAGTAACCCTGTTCTGCCTGGCATCGGTGATGTGCGCATTCGCCCCCAGCTTGGAGTGGCTGATCGCGGCCCGATTTGTTCAGGCGCTCGGGGGCTGTGCTGGCATGGTGGTGTCGCGGGCCGTGGTGCGCGATTTGTGTGACCCGATCAACTCAGCGAAAGTGTTCTCGCAGATGATGTTGGTAATGGGGCTGGCACCAATCCTTGCGCCACTGTTCGGTGGGTTGTTACTGAGCGCCTTTGGTTGGTCATCAATTTTCTACTGCCTGGCTATTTTCAGCGGCCTTTGCTTACTGGCTATTGCTCTGTGGTTGCCAGAAACCCTAGACAAGGATGCACCTCCCGCTCCCCTGAGTGGTGCTTTGCGCGAGTATCGACGTCTTTTTGATGACTTGCCGTTTATGGGGTATACCCTGAGCGGCGGTTTTGCCATGGCGGGGATGTTTGCCTATGTGGCGGGTTCTCCTTTCATCTTTATTGAGTTGTATGGCGTTGATCCCAAGCATTACGGTCTACTGTTCGGCAGTAATGCGCTGGGCTTTGTTCTGGTTGCTCAAGTCAACGCTTGGTTGGTGTCACGCCACGGACCGGCCCACTGGCTGAATATCGCGGTATGGATTTATCTGCTCTGTGGTTTAGCGTTATTGCTTGTGGCTCTGGCTAAGCCTGTTGCCTTGTGGCCCTTGTTGATCCCTCTGTTCGGCTGCATCGCCTGCTTAGGGATATTGATGCCTAATGCATCAGCCTGCGCTATGGCCGGGCAAGGTAGCCATGCAGGAAGTGCGTCTGCATTGATGGGGAGCTTGCAGTTCGTTATATCCGCCAGCACCGCGAGCCTGGTTGGCGTGCTGCACGATGGCACAGCATGGCCGGTGGCCGTACTGATCTTCAGCTGCGGTGTGCTGGCTGTGTTTTTCTCACTCTTTACCCGTTGGGCTGAGCAGCGTCAGCTCAAGCCTGCCGCCTAG
- a CDS encoding cation transporter codes for MSATTVHTFQVEGMTCQHCVKAVTEAVKAVDASAEVKVQLNSGVVQITSDQSDDALIIAIAEAGYGAGLV; via the coding sequence ATGTCAGCAACAACCGTTCACACGTTTCAGGTCGAAGGCATGACCTGCCAGCATTGCGTCAAAGCCGTTACTGAGGCTGTTAAAGCCGTCGATGCTTCTGCGGAGGTTAAGGTGCAGTTGAATAGTGGGGTTGTGCAGATCACCAGCGACCAGTCCGATGATGCGCTGATCATCGCCATTGCTGAGGCAGGCTATGGTGCTGGTTTGGTCTGA
- a CDS encoding HAD family hydrolase codes for MSLSAARHWVFDMDGTLTRAVHDFDAIKRALDIPLEDDILGHLAALPSELAAAKHAWLMEHERELAVNSVAAPGAVELVRSLHARGCRLGILTRNAYELAWVTLEAIGIAECFERADVIGRDEAAPKPDPAGLLLLAKAWQISPENLVMVGDYRFDLECARAAGARSVLVNLPENPWPELTDYFAVDCSALHQSL; via the coding sequence GTGAGCCTGAGTGCTGCCCGGCATTGGGTGTTTGATATGGACGGCACGTTGACCCGTGCCGTCCACGACTTTGATGCCATCAAACGGGCGCTGGATATCCCTTTAGAGGACGATATTCTGGGGCATCTGGCAGCCTTGCCCAGTGAGCTTGCAGCCGCCAAACACGCTTGGCTGATGGAGCATGAGCGGGAGCTGGCTGTTAATTCTGTTGCCGCTCCGGGAGCGGTTGAGCTGGTACGTAGTCTGCACGCTCGCGGATGTCGCTTGGGCATTCTGACCCGTAATGCGTACGAGCTGGCCTGGGTGACCCTAGAGGCGATTGGCATCGCCGAATGTTTTGAGCGTGCCGATGTGATCGGCCGAGATGAAGCCGCGCCCAAGCCAGACCCCGCAGGCTTGCTGCTGTTGGCTAAGGCTTGGCAGATCAGCCCGGAAAATCTGGTGATGGTCGGTGATTACCGCTTTGATCTGGAGTGCGCTCGGGCTGCGGGAGCACGTAGTGTGCTGGTCAATCTGCCGGAAAACCCATGGCCGGAACTGACTGACTACTTCGCTGTGGATTGCTCCGCACTGCATCAATCGCTCTGA
- a CDS encoding heavy metal translocating P-type ATPase: protein MPRPSTFTLPVSGMTCASCAGRVERALNKIPEVSLVSVNLANEQARVEAPAGSLAILVNSIDKAGYSVPTETLELSIQGMTCSSCSGRIERALNKHSAVLDASVNLANERATVRVLAGTRSDELIATIKKAGYNANLVSPAAPALNNAERSLQRERLMLILAIVLTAPLVLPMLLEPFGLHWMLPAWVQFALATPVQFIFGARFYRAAWSALRNGAGNMDQLVAIGTSSAYGLSLYQWANSTHGEMPHLYFEASAVIITLILLGKYLESRAKRQTTSAIRALQALRPEQALRLRDGLEQWVSLSELRLGDQIVVKPGERFPVDGRVLEGQSHADESLISGESLPIPKQTGDSITAGAINGEGRLLVETTALGAETVLSRIIRLVEDAQAKKAPIQKLVDKVSQIFVPAVLLIALATLGIWLLLGAGLETALLNAIAVLVIACPCALGLATPTAIMAGTGVAARHGILIKDAEALEVAHSVNTVAFDKTGTLTSGTPRIAHLLAADGNDEQLLQLAGALQRGSEHPLAKAVLEACIERELSLPALSNSQTLPGRGIQGEIGERQLALGNRRLLNEQGLDQGDLAASALAWENEGRTLSWLLELSPQPHVIGLFAFGDTLKEGAAQGIAALSAQGIASHLISGDNSGSVRAVSSALGITQAHAEVLPANKAEIISNLRKEGVVAMVGDGINDAPALAAADVGIAMGSGTDVAMHAAGITLMRGDPRLVADALEISRRTYNKIRQNLFWAFVYNMVGIPLAACGLLDPMLAGAAMALSSVSVVSNALLLKLWKPQHHA, encoded by the coding sequence ATGCCCCGTCCAAGCACCTTTACCCTTCCCGTCAGCGGAATGACCTGCGCCAGTTGTGCCGGCCGTGTAGAACGGGCACTCAATAAGATTCCCGAAGTAAGCCTCGTCAGCGTCAACCTGGCCAATGAACAAGCCCGCGTGGAAGCACCCGCAGGTAGCCTGGCCATATTGGTGAACAGCATCGACAAAGCAGGCTACAGCGTACCTACTGAGACACTTGAGCTGAGCATTCAAGGCATGACCTGCTCAAGCTGCTCAGGGCGCATCGAGCGGGCACTCAATAAACATTCGGCGGTACTCGATGCCAGCGTCAACCTGGCCAATGAGCGCGCCACCGTTCGCGTTCTCGCTGGGACACGCAGCGACGAACTGATCGCGACTATCAAAAAAGCCGGCTACAACGCCAACCTGGTCAGTCCAGCTGCGCCAGCGCTAAACAACGCAGAACGCAGCCTGCAACGCGAACGCCTGATGTTGATCCTGGCCATCGTCCTAACCGCCCCTCTGGTGCTACCCATGCTGCTTGAGCCCTTCGGCCTGCACTGGATGTTGCCTGCCTGGGTACAGTTCGCCCTGGCGACTCCCGTCCAGTTCATCTTCGGCGCCCGGTTTTATCGCGCCGCCTGGAGCGCACTGCGTAATGGCGCAGGCAATATGGATCAATTGGTCGCCATCGGTACCAGTTCAGCCTATGGCCTGAGCCTTTATCAATGGGCCAACAGTACACACGGGGAGATGCCTCACCTGTACTTCGAGGCCTCGGCCGTAATCATTACCTTGATCCTGCTCGGGAAGTATCTGGAAAGCCGCGCCAAACGCCAAACCACCAGCGCCATCCGCGCGCTACAGGCGCTGCGACCCGAGCAAGCACTGCGCCTGCGTGACGGCCTTGAGCAGTGGGTGTCCCTCAGTGAGCTGCGTTTGGGTGACCAGATTGTGGTGAAGCCGGGCGAACGCTTCCCTGTGGATGGCCGCGTGCTTGAAGGCCAGAGCCATGCGGACGAATCCCTGATCAGCGGCGAAAGCCTGCCTATTCCCAAACAGACGGGCGACAGTATCACTGCAGGCGCCATCAATGGTGAGGGGCGGCTGCTGGTCGAGACCACTGCCCTGGGCGCCGAAACTGTACTCTCTCGCATCATCCGCTTGGTGGAGGACGCCCAAGCGAAGAAAGCGCCGATTCAAAAACTGGTGGATAAGGTCAGCCAGATTTTCGTACCTGCGGTTTTGCTGATCGCTTTGGCCACACTGGGAATCTGGCTGCTGCTCGGCGCCGGACTTGAAACGGCCTTGCTCAACGCCATCGCCGTACTTGTAATCGCTTGCCCGTGCGCACTGGGGCTGGCGACGCCGACTGCAATCATGGCAGGCACGGGTGTTGCAGCCCGCCACGGCATCCTCATCAAGGATGCTGAAGCACTGGAAGTTGCCCATTCGGTGAATACCGTGGCCTTCGACAAGACCGGCACACTGACGTCAGGCACGCCGCGCATTGCTCACCTGCTTGCAGCAGATGGCAATGACGAGCAACTGCTGCAACTGGCCGGGGCACTGCAACGTGGCAGCGAGCACCCACTGGCCAAAGCGGTGCTGGAGGCGTGTATTGAACGCGAGCTGTCCTTGCCCGCCCTGAGCAATAGCCAGACGCTACCGGGACGCGGTATCCAAGGCGAGATCGGTGAGCGCCAGCTGGCACTGGGCAACCGTCGCCTGCTGAACGAACAAGGTCTGGACCAAGGTGACCTCGCTGCTAGCGCACTGGCGTGGGAGAACGAAGGCCGCACCCTGTCGTGGTTACTGGAGCTGTCACCACAGCCCCACGTGATTGGCCTGTTTGCCTTTGGTGACACGCTTAAAGAGGGTGCAGCACAGGGCATCGCCGCACTTAGCGCACAAGGTATCGCCAGCCATTTAATCAGTGGCGACAACTCCGGCAGCGTCAGAGCCGTATCCAGTGCCCTGGGCATTACCCAGGCCCACGCTGAAGTCCTGCCCGCAAACAAAGCCGAGATCATCAGCAACCTGCGCAAAGAGGGGGTTGTGGCCATGGTCGGTGACGGCATCAACGATGCCCCAGCCTTGGCCGCAGCAGATGTGGGCATTGCCATGGGCAGCGGCACCGACGTGGCCATGCATGCCGCAGGGATTACCCTGATGCGCGGCGACCCACGCCTGGTGGCTGATGCGCTGGAGATCAGCCGCCGCACGTACAACAAAATCCGCCAGAACCTGTTCTGGGCCTTTGTTTACAACATGGTAGGCATTCCACTGGCAGCCTGCGGCCTGCTTGACCCCATGCTGGCAGGTGCGGCCATGGCCCTGAGCAGCGTCAGTGTGGTCAGTAACGCTCTGCTGCTGAAACTGTGGAAACCCCAACACCATGCTTAA